The genomic segment ATTAATGCCAATAAACACTAGCATTTCATTCACATACCATTTGGGTGAAACATTTTTGAAACAAATCTAACTGTGGGTGGCTTGTTTGGGTATTCTTCTGTGAATTCTATTGTGAGCTTAAAAGTACCTGGAATGAGAAAATAAGTGCTTTAAAAGACAGAAAGGATTCATTACTGTTACACTGAATAAAAATTGTTCACAACTGTACATTACTTTTTCTACTGACAACTTTAAAAAATCATGTAGTTTAGTTGAATTGCATAGATGCAACAAGTTTCCTGATCTCAAGACATGCCAAACATATTCCCACAGGAAGAAACATGATTCACCAAAAGGGCACCTGCATGTTCCAGGAAAAAGCAAGCAGCAAACCCATTGGCTCTACTTTTCATCAGAGAATGGTCTATACTCAAGAGCAGGGAGATAAAATGAAACTCCTTCACCATGACTTAGAAATCAGACAAATTCCAGTAGTTGTCAGAGTGCCAGATTTTATAATGAAAATTATCGTTCCTAAATTCAGCTTACAAATTATTTAAACAAAACTAGAACCAGCTCATCAGCCcctgcccccaaccaccccatgACCCTGCAATGCAAGTCCACCATCTGGGGGCCAAGTTTTGAGTTAGTTGattttgacttggaactatattgctgttccttcactgttgtgggatcaaaaccttggaactaccttcccagcagcactgtagatgtatctgcactagatggactgcagtggttcaagatgacaGGTCTCTACAACCTTCTcatgggtaattagggatgggcaacaaatgctggccttgccaacgacacccacaccacaagaaagaatatttttaaaaatcattaggGCAGCACTAAAATGACCTCTTGGCTGGGGACATGAgggtggaagggggggtgggggggcacacaAACAAGAAGCCAAAATGCCATGCATCCCTTCTTGCCTTAATATCAGTTTAGTTACCATGTTGAAAAATAACTCTCTGCATATTGGGTACAGTTTGGAATCTGGCTCAATAATACTACCTCCTGATTCAAGTGGTTAGCCAACGTTCATCACTGAGCCATATAAAAAAAAAGAATGATTCTGTCAATGTACCAACAATTGCTCTCTAGTAAGAATCTAACTTCAGGGATGGAGGAAAAAATTTCCTGCCTCCTATCTGCTGATACTCAATCTTCCAGCCCAGGAGGCAGTCTTTTGGTCCAATGTGCCTGTACCAGCTCTTGGAAAGCAATGCTTACAATTTGCACCATAGACTGATACACATGTCACTAAAAAGTAGCGACGCAGGTTAATAAAGgtattaaaaaaaagcaaaccaagcactggggttcatttctagacTAATGGAAtgtaaaagagaaatcatgttaaAATTGTATACAACCTTTGCTAGACCACATGGAGTACTGGGCATAATTCTGGTTTCCATGTTATAAAGACGATATTGAGGTATTGGATAAAGTGAAAAAAGATTAATAGATGGAGAGCTTATAACTGTCAGGAAAGACTGAGCCAGTTGGTGTTCTCTTTAGAGAGCAAAaagctgagggatgacctgatagaACTCTTTAGGGTAATGAAAAGGTTTGTGGGGTAGATGTGGAATAAGTGTTTCCACACAAATTAGAGTTAGAGCTAAAATTAGAAATAAGATAGCCACTAGTAAATTTAAATCTTTGCTCAGAGAATGGTAAGAATGTGGGACTCCCCACCACAATGagtttgacaaggtgccgcagaggaggctgctcagtaagataagagtccatggtgttagaggcaaggtactagcatggatagaagattggctgtctggcaggaggcagagagtgggaataagggagtccttctcaggatggcagccggtgattagtggagttccgcaggggtcagtgttgggaccacaacttttcactttatacattaatgatctagatgaaggaactgggggcatcctggctaagtttgcagatgatacaaagataggtggagggacaggtagtattggggaggctgcagaaggatttggacaggttaggagaatgggcaaagaagtggcagatggaatacaacgtggggaagtgtgaggtcatgcactttggtaggaagaagaggcatattttctaaatggggagagaattcagaaatctagagtgtaaagggacttgggagtcctagtccaggattcttttaaggttaacttgcaggttgagtcagtagttaggaaggcaaatgcaatgttgccatttatttcaagaggactaaatataaaagcagggatgtgctgctgaggctttataaggctctggacagaccatatttagaatattgtgaacaattttgggtcccgtatctcaggaaggatgttctggccctggagagggtccagaggaggttcacgagaatgatcccaggaatgaaaggcttaacatatgaggaacgtctatactcgatggagtttagaaggaagagggggtatctgattgaaacttacagattactgaaaggcctggatagagtggacatggggaagatgtttccattagtaggagagactaggacccaagggcacagcctcagagtaaagggaagaccttttagaacagagatgaggagaaacttctttagccagagagtgatgaatctatggaattcattgccacagaaggcttggaggccaggtcattgagtgtacttaagactgaggtagatatgttcttgattggtaaggggatcaaaggttatgggaagaaggcgggagaatggggttgagaaacctatcagccatgattgaatggcggagcagactcgatgggccaaatggcctaatttctgctcctatatcttatggtcttaaggtaAAAAGCATAGATGCAGTGAagaggaagctagacaagcataagCAAGGAAGGAGCAGAAGGGTATACCAATGAGGTTAGATGAAGACAGATGAGAGGTGGTTGGTGTATAGTATAAGTGTCATCATGGacaagttgggctgaatggcccatttctgtgctATAGATTCTATTAATAATCCCTCTCCCCAGCTCTTCCATAGCCACACAAGTTTTTCCCTTTCATGTGCATATCATAATACAACTTGCTTTTCAACTCTATTACCAGATCTCTGTTGGGCTGGTTCATTGCCTGCCTGTCTGCAGGATGTTGAACCTAGTGAGTGCAGCTAAcccttttatttttttgttcacCAACAAAAGGAGGCATGTGAATTCCAAAATGAAATGGCTATTTCAAATACCACAGAGCATGTGAATAAAGCCCAACAGAAGAAAAAAAACTGCTGCTTCCATCGTTTCTCTCTTTCTGGCAGCTTTCTGCAGTGGAACAAGCAAAACCTGGAGCTCATCATGTTGTGAACCCAGGTTCCATCAATCTGTGGCTCAGTGTATCGCAACACTTAAGTGACTCTTGACAAAAAATTTCAAAAGAGTTAACACTATTCCCATCAAATGTGGACTCAAACTTTAGAAGTATTCATTTTGATTGATCTATTGGAATGGCCAATTCAGATATAGTTACATCTGAATCCCAGTCTGAACATGAACATCCATTTATTTTGTCAAATAATGCAGACTCAGATTTCTTTCCAGTTCCTCACTTCCATCAGCTGGCTCCTAATTAGAGCATAAAAGAAACATTTACACTGACAAATTCTTACCTGAATTTAAATTGGTGAATATTCAGTCATATCATTACACACAttgcaacacacaaacagtacTGCCAAATGTACTGTGATCTGCATCACAGCACATATCCTGATATCAAATTACAACATTTACAGAATGTTACAGAAAAAACACAGGATTATACTTCACTAACTTAAATGCCCAGATCgccatgttaattttttttagcCAACATTAGCTGCACATCTGAATGACAATCATCAAAAAAAGCACTTCTACATTTCTGCTTAAATGCCACACTTCTATATACTTCTCTGCTCCAGTCGATATAAAAGGATGTAGGAGTAATTAATTGACACCAGCTACCTCCCAATTTCTATTTCTAAATTGCGAGAAAGTAAAAGCTCACACCTAACAGTGTCACTGTGTGATGCTCCACAGCTATAGGTCAAAATTTACATACTCAGTAATACATTTGAAGTAGAGTAGTTTCTAAAAAAACACTTGTAATTGCAAGGAAAACTACTTTCTCCCTGTCCTCCAACTAAACCAGGAAGCTGCTCCCCATAAACTCAGTCACTGTCTTTGTTTCGAAGGGAGTGATCCGCATTTGAATTGAGGCATATAACTTAAGACTCATCATTCCTATAAACAGAAAACGTGGCTGCTTGTAAACAAGAGTATATTTTTTTGTCAGTGTCCTAACTTTCCTCCCGTCTTTAATTACCCTACTGCATTGTATTTTGGTCACCGCCATTGGTATCAGATCACAATCAACAGTCTGTCGATCCTTTCAAATAGTCCCGTCACCCCAAACACCTGGACTGAAAAGGAAGGCATTTTACCAGATTACAAGATAATATTGTATTCGCAAGCATGTTTCTTCTGGATGCTGACTTACCGTCTTCAAAAGGGGTTCCCTCCGGCCTgcacggggtggggggagaaaaaaaacaTCGTTACAAATATATACTGATCCCCGCATCAGTACTTAGAAGGTCGAACCAACGCGCCCGGATGTACTATCTAACAGGTAGAGCACTTCAAACGAGTCTATTACTGTAGCTTCCCATCAGATCCTGAACCACCTAGTTTTGAAGTGTGCAGGGAACGTATATAATAGTCATTTATAAGGTTATAAAACTCCACCTCAGCAGCTtaactacagcacagaaggaagttaGGGAATCTTTGCTGGGCCAGGGGACAACAGGCATAGGGAAATATTTACTggtagagaaggagagagagaaactatccCCAGGCCTCAAACCCTCCAGAGAGAGAAGTCCTCACTCACCCGAATATCACTGCATTCCACACCATGATGTTGTTTTCCGAGGGCGCTCCACTCACACCGGCTGGAGGATCCTCCTGCAACCTGGAATCGGGGGGGCGgaagaggagagggaaggggattaaaaaacaaacacacacagccaaagcGAACACATCTCCCTTGATCAGAGCCAGCGGCCCCGCTTGCGTTTCCGTATTTAAAAGTCAAAGCGGCGCCAtgttaagtggggggggggggggaggtgagagagagaaatgcctGCCCCAGCCCAGCCTCCCTCCTACCGTTTAAAGTCCCTCATTAGGCGCCTCCGTGCTGGGGTGGACATCTCTGCCGCGATTTGCGGGTTAACAAAGGGACATAAAGATCGGAAGGAACACAGAAGCTTTTGCAACACTCGCCCCGACACGTATCAAAGAATATTGTTACTGAACGTTCGATCCGGCTGGCCGAGCGTTCCATGGACAGTCCCACTACAAGCGGGGAAGGCGAGGGTGAAGGCTCCCCTGATATTCACTTCAACCCGTTTCAAACTCAATCCTGACAAAACAAGATAAATATCTACACCCATCTCTGCTGCTTTCTGCAAGTCTCTCGGGAAGGTAAGTCGTCGTCGCTTTGTTTATTGCCAGGCCGTTATCATCAACCCCCCCAGTGCACATTCGCCGGAATGGTACCTTCCATTGGGCTAAGTACTGACGGTCACGTGAGCGACCGATGAAACTTGACAAATAGATTCGTCATCTTACCTGCCCCAGGCCCTTTCACAACCCTGTTCTAGGGCAACAACGCCACACATACTGAAAACAAATCCCACGGAAAACCTGGTTTAATCTGATTGTAATGTTCATCAAATCTCTTAATTTCCTCCAGTGGCTGGATTTGCAAaaatagtgaaagagagagagagaggccattaATACCGTTCATTGCTTTGAAAGCAGCTCTTGCTGTTTCCTGTGTTTGGGCAGAACCCACCCCATGTTTAGCATTGGAAATCTATGAGAAACTTGTTCCTCTTGGAAACTCCACACAGCCTCTCCTAATAAAATAGTGCACATACCCAAATAGGAATGTGCAGGTGCAGAGACCATTGCTTTACATTAACAATGAGACAAGGAAACAGGTCAACCAGCATCCAGAAGATGCTACAATGTTTACAACTTACCAAAGCGTGAATACACAGTTCATTAGCCATACAAATCCATTCATCTTTCCTCGCAAAGCTTTATCCAcaacccattgtttacaggcacTTGGTAAACAGTTTCTCAAGATTCATCATGTCTGCACCCTATTCCTACATAAGATCACAGTCTTATTTTCTCTATTGCAAACTTTATGAGGAGTATGGtaggtagcatagtggttatgttactgggtgaGTAATCTAGCTCCTTGACTAATAATCTGGCATGAGATCAAATCctgctggggaatttaaatttaattaaataaaaaggtcagcaatgataaccatgaaactacCAAATTGTTattaaagcccatctggttcactactgtcttTAAGAATGGAAATTTCCTACCCTTGCCTGATTTGGCTTATAAGTGATACCAGAcccctggttgactcttaagtccCCTGTAAAATGGCCTAGCTAACCATTCAATGGATCAAAATCTCTATGGAAAACTAGCATTAGACTAAAACCTgggccctgggagttctcaacagtAAATACAAACCCAATTAAGTCTTCTGGCATCATTAAAAGATGGGCAAGGAAAATTCCTGATTGTTACTGAAAGCCCTCCTTCAGTTGATAACTCGGTACTCCTCTATACgaaacatcacttggaagaagcattgtgggtaacaagggcacaaaatgtactctgtgTGGGGGAATTCAATGTACATCACCAAGAATAGCTCAGTGGCACCACTGCTGACTGAACTGGCCAGGTCCTGAAGGATACAGCTGCCAGAATGGACCTGTGGCCAGTGGTGGGACAAACTTTGTGACCTTGTTCTCACCAATCCACCTGTCGCAAATGCATCTGCCCATTTTATtatggtaggagtgatcaccacacagtccttgttgaAACAAAGTCCTGTCTTTATACTGAGGAACTATTGATAGATTAAaaacatatctagcaactcaaatcTGGCCATCCATGAGACATTGTGGgttatcatcagcagcagaaatgtattcagccacaatctgtaaccacatggcctggtatatccctcattctaccattaccatcaagccaggggtccAAGCATGTCAGGAACATCACCAGGCATGCACataaatgagatgccaacctggtgaagcaacaactcaggactacatgcatgctgaacagtgaaagcagcatgctATAGGTAGAGCTAAGAAATTCCAgaaccaacaggtcagatcaaAATTCTCCAGCTTTGCCATATCCAGTGATGATTGGTGAGGCTCCATGAGCACCTTCATCCTCGACGATGGAGGAACCCAACatgtgagtgcaaaagacaaggctgaagcatttgcaaccatcatcagccagaagtgctgagtggacaaTACATATAATCCTCCTCCTGATGTCCCcactaacaacaacaacttgtatttatatagtgccttttaatgTGACAAAGCGTCCCAAGGTGCTTGACAGGAGTCTGGAAGGAAAGTTTAACACTGAGGTACATAAGGTACTTTTaaggcagatggccaaaaacttggtcaagaaggtagattttaaagaggatcttaaaggagaaaagcaaaGTTGAGGGGCAGAGAAGtgcaggaagggaattccagagcttggggcttaggcaactgaaggtaaGGCCACTGATGGTGGAGCAATTGAAATCAGGGATTCTCAAACAGCCAGAATTAGACAGGAACAggtacctcagagggttgtggaaatggaagagattacagagattgggaggggtgaatttgagggaggaatttgaaaacaatttcaatttttttcaatTCAAAGATTTATTTGTTTAAGAATCAGCTTCTGTTACTTTCAAGGGCCGGATTGAGACAACCATTACAATCAATCATTCCAAGCAAAATACAAAATACAAAACATTGGTGGAATGAACAGAGTAGAACAACACACTGATCACAGATCAGATTAGTGTCGTTACAAAGTTTCAAAGTTAACGGTCATTAGAGTTTGTTCTTTCTGCGAATGAAATGTGGCACTGGACAATTCTTAAACCTTGTTGTTTTACATATCTTAATTAGAACAGACAGGCCATTAATTAGCATAACCGTTTACATTATTAACATGACCCAATGAAGAGATTTTGAAATCAATTAAACAGGCTCGGGAATCTCACTAAGGAAAAGGAGACCAGATTGAGCAGCACTTCATGGGGTGTTTCAAGTTCAGTCCATCTCAATAAAGGCTCAGTGTTTACAGATGCTTTGTCCATTCATTTCCTCTGGCAAACATTTTGCTGAGAGTTCTTGTCAGCATAGCGGCTTTTGAGTAGTTTGGGAGCTTTCAAATGGACAACAGCAGGATGGGCATCATGGATATTTCTGAGAAGACATTGGATGAGAAAGACAATCACAGAGAATCAAAATGGTGGGATCTACAGGTACACAAGAGAGGTGTGAAGAGCAGCAGAGAGGAGATCAACAGTGGGGTCGAGCTTGTAGGAAGAACTATCTATGTGGGAGGGGTTATGAATAGACGTTCAACTTCCTTGATCTATCTGAAGAGCAATGCTTCCACAGGCTCAGATTCACATGGTCACAGGCTTCTGCAGCCTCCTTCAAGATGGAGTGCTCCCTGCTGGACCTGGTGGCCACCCATTTCCCATTGATGTCAAAGTCACCACTGCCCTTAATTTCTTTGCCTTTGGCTCCTTCTAGTGTCGCCAGAGATATTTCCTGGAAATGGCAGGTCAGGGATGGGTCATTTACCAGGGCATTGATTTATGTCAATTTTCCTCCAATGCCAATAGCCAGAATGAGCACCTGGTTGCATTCACCATTTCTGGCTTCCCACAGGTACATGGTGCCCTCAATGAAGCAAATGGAAACCTGAGGACCACCAAATCAACCAGGAGTTTTTAACAACTAAGCGATGTCTTTCCATCAATACACAGCTGGTATGCAGGCACAAGAAGAGGTTCACACTGGTCTTCACAGGATTCCCTGGGAGCTGTTATGATGCTTTAAAGTCCAACTTTCCAGACATTCTCATTCCGGGAAACAGACCTAAAGGCTGGTCTGTAGGCGACAAGAGATAACTCCTTCAAACTTGGCTCATGACACCTTTGTGGAACCAAATCAATGAGGCAATGTAGGAGTTCTACAATGAGAGTCATGTGACTAATAGGTGAGCAACCCATGGGCATGTTGATGGTGTGTTTCAGGTGTCTAGGTAGATCTGGAGGCACCCCTCAGTATTTGCCTCTGAGGCTGTCCAGACTGATAGTGATGTGCTCTGTCCTACATGGCATAGCACAGCAGGGAAGATTAGATGTGGAGGATGACCAGGGTGCTCATTAAGCATCTTCTGATGGGGAGGAGAacattgaggaggaggagagagaggaagaggaggaacaaTATAAAGATGAGGCAATCATTGCTAGGCCAACTGTATGCCTCGCTGCCTGGGATGCCAGGGATTTCCTCAAAGTCCTTAAATCACATCTATCCCCTTTGTACATCTGGGCAGAGAGTCCGACCAGAAGTGTGTggttcactcactcccacccacgaCTGTCAGCAACGTCCAATAGTACCGTAAGTGGCCAAATAATGGCTGCCGTGCAGGTTGCCGGCCAACAGGGTTAGTGCAAAGTGGACTTCTCATCCAATGGGCCATTGAGGGTGGGATGCCCAAGCACTGAGCTGGCAGACTGTGGCCTGGAAGGAGGCCACAGCCACTCATTTAAAAGGGCCTCTGTCACAGATCTGTGTCAGGCCCACCAGGAAGAAGATTTTGTTGccatatataattatttggaagCAATGCCGGAGCtgagtgtaattttttttttgcctgcttTTACTGAAGGGAAGATTTCTGGAACTTTGGCAGTGGAGAAAAAGCCATATAGTGCAGCTGAAACATAACTCTGATGAATATAGGGAGAGATAGAGTATCAGGCTGTAACCTCTCCTCGTCACTCCACAGATGGCCAAGAGAAGGAAGCCACGTGATGACCAGGgcaaaaggacaaggacagcccCAAGGTTCGATGATGACTCCCTGTGAGCCCTCCTCCAGTAAGTGACAGGCGGGAGGTCCTCATGCCGGCTGATGGGAAGAGGAAACCTCATAGACCTGACCAAAGCAACCTGAACAGAGGTCGCAGCAGAAGACAGCAGTCTTGATGTCATCCAAAGAACATGGATTCAATGCCAAAAATGCCTCAATGACCTTTTAAGAGCtgccagagtgagtgtggctCACCGTGGGGAGGATGGgacgggcggtggggggggggggtggtgcaggaggCGGTGGCAAtgtaactggactagtaatccagaggcccagactaatgctctgggggacatgggttcaaatcccatcatggcagctggtggaacttaaattcaattaataaatatggaattaaaagctagtctctagaaatggtgaccatgaaaccattgttgattgtcttaaaaacctacctggtctcttttagggaaggaaatctgctgtccttccctggtctggcctgcatgtgactccaaatccaaagcaacgtggttgactattaaatggcctctgaaatggtctagcaagccattcagttgtatcaaaccgcaacAAAGTCTGAAAGGAATGAGACtggacagaaacaaaaacagaattacctggaaaaactcagcaggtctggcagcatcggcagagaagaaaagagttgatgtttcaagtcctcatgaccctttgacagaacttgagttcgagtccaagaaagagttgaaatataagctggtttaaggtgtgtgtgtggggggtggagagagagagagagagagaagtggagtgggggtgtggttgtaggtctctctctctctccgccccccacacacacaccttaaaccagcttatatttcaactctttcttggactcaaactcaagttctgtcgaagggtcatgaggactcgaaacgtcaactcttttcttctccgccgatgctgccagacctgctgagtttttccaggtaattctgtttttgtttttgttttaaatttccagcatccgcagtttttttgtttttatctatgagaCTGGACAGACCACTCGGCATCAACCTGGGAAATGACATCGGCATACCCAATCCTGCAAAGttccccttactaacatctgggagcttctgccaaaattgggagagctgtcccacgaactagtcaaacaacagcctgacattgtcatactcgttgaatcataccttacaggcaatgtcccagacaccaccatcaccatcactgagtgaattgaattggctgaagactggcatcaccATAGGTGACTTCGCAGTGGTATAGTCGGGAGGAAGTTGcttgggagtcttcaacattgactccaggcccttggggcaggattttcccctcgtcggacGAATGTGGCGGGCCGGCCCGGGAACAACCTGGAAACTGACCAATCGGGCCCCgacagcgatttcacgctggctggccaattaccggCCAGCCAACCAGAGTGAAAAGcacgctgcagtgctcagcgctgctggggtgggggtgggaggagggcaagcgtggAAGTTCACACCTGTGCGAGTGCACACAATGAAAGCTTCCTGACGgacagatctgcctcagggagctgaagatttaaaaattcaaaaatcAAAAAACTTAGCaatattaaaaacatgtcccctcatgtgactctgtcacatgagcagggacatgttataaataaaatttgaacattttaatttaatttttaattgctcttGGAaaccgcccatggatgagatttcctaaaaaaaccGAAAAGCTGCTTAGCCTTTTCGCCGGCCCAccgactgtaaggttggatgggcagtgaaaaatttaattcaattataactttaatggccttagtgGGCCTGTTACTtattggcgggcgcgctgcccaACTCCCTCACGCCCTCACCGATGGAAATATCTCGTGAGTGTGctgtgatgtcgggcgagtgtcccaatgtcatcgtgcatcattttacactcgagcaggtcgggcactTGCCCATCCACTCAACACAAATTTCTGCCCATGAAGTCTAATGGCATCAGATTAAACAAGGGAGAGgcaacctcctgttgattaccaccgaCTGCTTATCCCCACcagccctcagctgatgaatcagtgctcctccatgttgaacaccaattggaagaaatACTGAGggtgcaagggcacagaatattctctgggtgagggacttcaacgtccatcaccaagagtggcttggtaacaaCACatttggccgagtcctaaaggacatagctactagactgggtctgtggtaagtggtaagggaaccaacaaaagggaaaaacctacttgacctcatgttcaccaacctgcctgccacagacgcatttgtccatgacattatcagtaggagtgaccgccgcacagtcgttgtggaaatgatatccctccttcacactgaggatactcaCCATAGTGTTatttggcactaccaccatgctagatGGGATAGACTTCAGACAGACCCAGCAACTCAAAATGGGGAattcatgagatgctgtgggccatcagcagcagcaatctgtaacctcatggcctggtatttcgccactctaccattaccatcaaaccaggggatcaacccgggTTCAATGAATAATGCAGGACaacttgccaggagcagcaccaggcataaccaACAAtgcggtgtcaacctggtgaagctacaacacaggactgcttgcatgccaaacaacggaagcagcatgcaatagacagagctaagtgattccacaactgaCGGATCAGACTtaagctctgcagtactgccacattcagtcatgaatggtggtggacaaataaaccactaacaggaggaggaggctccatcaatatccccatcctcaatgatgtgcaaaagataagactgaagcacttgcaataatcttcagccaaaagtgccaagtggatgatccatctcagccttctcctgaggtccccagcatcacagaaggcactcttcagccaattcaattcactccagatgatgtcaggaaacagctgaaggcactggttgctgcaaaggctatggcccctgaCAAAA from the Carcharodon carcharias isolate sCarCar2 chromosome 9, sCarCar2.pri, whole genome shotgun sequence genome contains:
- the ube2a gene encoding ubiquitin-conjugating enzyme E2 A — encoded protein: MSTPARRRLMRDFKRLQEDPPAGVSGAPSENNIMVWNAVIFGPEGTPFEDGTFKLTIEFTEEYPNKPPTVRFVSKMFHPNVYADGSICLDILQNRWSPTYDVSSILTSIQSLLDEPNPNSPANSQAAQLYQENKREYEKRVSAIVEQSWRDC